Proteins encoded within one genomic window of Acomys russatus chromosome 5, mAcoRus1.1, whole genome shotgun sequence:
- the LOC127190081 gene encoding 60S ribosomal protein L23a-like translates to MAPKAKKETPAPPKAEAKAKASKAKKAVLKGVHSHKKKKIHMSPTFRGPKTLRLQRQCKDPQKSVPRRNKLDHYAIIKFPLTTKSAMKKIEDNNTLVFTVGVKANKHQVKQPMRKLCDIDVANVNVLIRPDGEKKAGVRPPPDYDALDVANKIGII, encoded by the coding sequence ATGGCGccaaaagcaaagaaggaaactCCTGCCCCACCCAAAGCCGAAGCCAAAGCAAAGGCCTCGAAAGCTAAGAAGGCAGTGTTGAAAGGCGTCCACAGccataagaagaagaagatccaCATGTCACCCACCTTCCGGGGGCCCAAGACCCTGCGGCTACAGAGGCAGTGCAAAGACCCTCAAAAGAGTGTACCCAGGAGGAACAAGCTTGACCACTATGCCATCATCAAATTCCCCCTGACCACCaagtcagccatgaagaagatAGAGGACAACAACACACTAGTGTTCACTGTGGGTGTCAAGGCTAACAAGCACCAGGTCAAACAGCCCATGAGGAAACTCTGTGACATCGATGTGGCCAATGTCAATGTCCTGATAAGGCCTGATGGAGAGAAAAAGGCGGGTGTTCGACCGCCTCCTGATTATGATGCTCTGGATGTTGCCAACAAGATTGGGATCATCTAA